One part of the Chryseobacterium sp. 7 genome encodes these proteins:
- a CDS encoding polysaccharide deacetylase: MEAEVKNGSQITADERLKITENNTKAILRILDIHDVKSSFFVEISLIEKLHNLIKAISSKGHEIAFYNKGSNPEEIENAKKNIQDLLEKQIRGIRQKDVKVSQEILKLMEFNYVSNIDNANILFPFKRLKRDTVITEEDGLSIVPESISPYSQLPYNDFVFQILPMKYYQNMVLETLQNEEFVLIYLNTWQFTDFNKYRFDIPFYRRLFSGKKMEDKLDALLTFLNDREMATSRMKDYIF; this comes from the coding sequence ATGGAAGCTGAAGTAAAAAATGGCTCTCAAATTACGGCTGATGAACGACTGAAAATTACAGAAAATAATACCAAAGCGATTCTTAGAATTCTAGATATTCATGATGTCAAATCAAGTTTTTTTGTAGAGATTTCTCTAATCGAAAAGCTTCATAATTTAATAAAAGCAATTTCATCCAAAGGGCATGAAATTGCTTTTTATAATAAAGGTTCCAACCCTGAAGAAATTGAAAATGCCAAGAAGAATATTCAGGATCTGTTGGAGAAACAGATCAGGGGAATTCGTCAGAAAGATGTAAAAGTTTCGCAGGAAATTTTGAAACTGATGGAATTTAACTACGTCTCGAATATTGATAATGCCAATATCCTTTTTCCTTTCAAAAGACTTAAAAGGGATACAGTGATCACGGAAGAGGATGGACTAAGTATTGTACCGGAAAGTATCTCCCCGTACAGTCAGCTGCCTTACAATGATTTTGTATTTCAGATCCTGCCGATGAAGTATTATCAGAATATGGTTCTGGAAACTTTGCAGAATGAAGAGTTTGTTCTAATTTATCTGAACACATGGCAGTTTACAGATTTCAATAAATACCGTTTCGATATTCCTTTTTACCGACGCTTATTTTCGGGCAAAAAAATGGAGGACAAATTAGATGCCCTCCTTACTTTTCTTAATGACAGGGAAATGGCTACTTCCCGCATGAAAGATTATATTTTTTAG
- a CDS encoding metallophosphoesterase, which translates to MQKNFLIIAGIFLFLEVYIYQAVRTLTDNSWIRIGYWVISLTAYAIFAYEVTHYQRSDRSMVRAQIMISLFLIFILPKIFVVLFLLIDDLIRMGGYLIGFAKPTENFFPERRKFLSLAGLGMSGVLSALFIDGITFGKYRHKVRRVRVNFANLPKSFKGYKIIQISDVHSGSFSDPSKLQHAIELINEQNPDLVLFTGDMVNNVADEFKPFIPLFSKIKAKDGKLAVLGNHDYGDYVTWESPAAKKENLDTLISYEKQAGFDMLRNEHRVIEKNGEKLYILGVENWGLKPFPQFGKIDDALKGVPESATKILMSHDPTHFDYVVKKHPSNIHLTLSGHTHGMQFGLDLKNVKWSPVQYRYPKWADLYESEGKLLYVNRGFGVLGYPGRVGVLPEITLFELS; encoded by the coding sequence ATGCAAAAGAATTTTTTAATCATCGCCGGAATCTTCCTGTTTTTGGAAGTATACATCTATCAGGCAGTAAGAACGCTTACCGATAATTCCTGGATTAGAATCGGATATTGGGTAATATCATTAACCGCTTACGCCATTTTCGCCTATGAAGTCACCCATTACCAAAGGTCAGACCGAAGCATGGTAAGAGCCCAGATCATGATTTCATTATTTTTGATTTTTATCCTTCCTAAAATTTTCGTGGTTCTGTTTTTATTAATTGATGATCTCATCAGAATGGGAGGTTATCTGATAGGCTTTGCCAAACCCACGGAAAATTTCTTCCCTGAAAGAAGGAAGTTCCTGAGCCTGGCAGGTCTTGGGATGAGCGGAGTTCTCTCAGCGCTTTTCATAGACGGAATTACATTTGGAAAATACAGACATAAAGTAAGAAGAGTCAGAGTGAATTTTGCCAATCTTCCGAAAAGCTTTAAAGGCTACAAAATCATCCAGATTTCTGATGTTCACAGTGGAAGTTTCTCTGATCCGAGCAAATTACAACACGCTATCGAACTGATCAATGAACAAAACCCTGATCTGGTATTATTTACCGGAGACATGGTGAATAACGTTGCGGACGAGTTCAAACCCTTCATTCCTCTATTTTCAAAAATTAAAGCTAAAGACGGCAAATTGGCCGTATTAGGAAATCATGATTACGGAGATTATGTAACCTGGGAATCACCTGCAGCCAAAAAGGAAAACCTTGACACTTTAATCAGTTATGAAAAACAAGCAGGCTTTGATATGCTGAGAAACGAGCACAGAGTCATTGAAAAAAACGGAGAGAAACTCTATATTCTGGGGGTTGAAAACTGGGGATTGAAACCATTTCCTCAATTCGGAAAAATAGATGATGCTTTAAAAGGAGTACCGGAATCTGCCACTAAAATTTTAATGAGCCACGATCCTACCCATTTTGATTATGTGGTAAAAAAACATCCTTCCAACATTCACCTGACCCTTTCGGGACACACCCATGGAATGCAGTTTGGTTTAGATCTTAAAAATGTAAAATGGTCACCAGTACAGTACCGCTACCCGAAATGGGCCGATTTATACGAAAGTGAAGGGAAATTATTATACGTAAACAGAGGTTTTGGTGTATTGGGATATCCTGGAAGAGTGGGTGTATTGCCTGAGATTACCCTTTTTGAATTGAGCTAG
- a CDS encoding 3-oxoacyl-ACP synthase III family protein, with translation MPNTIIIGSGSYIPNRVIGRDYFMNSEFYTEDGVKIEKPVEETIAKFVEITEIENRRFIEDDLSNSQIGYEAAKIALEDAKVDGEDLDYIIYASNFGEVTENGYADFMPTMAARVKNKLGIKNRKCVTYDMVFGCPGWVEAMILSDNLIKAKVAKTILVVGAETLSRVTDPYDRNRMIFADGAGAVVVKATDEENVGIIAHNTICDNGPELNYLENQPSINKEADQKRLYVRMLGRKIYEYALKNVPDAIKDTITDAGLSIEDIDKILIHQANAKMDYAMIERLHKLYDVKEYDHSISPMTIQDLGNTSVATIPTMYDIIIKGKMEGQSFKDNGNIVMTSVGAGMNINAIVYRFPKK, from the coding sequence ATGCCGAATACGATCATTATTGGCTCTGGATCTTATATTCCGAACAGAGTTATTGGTAGAGATTACTTCATGAATTCCGAGTTCTACACTGAAGACGGAGTAAAGATTGAAAAGCCTGTGGAAGAGACCATTGCGAAATTTGTAGAAATTACAGAAATCGAAAACAGGAGATTCATTGAGGATGATCTTTCTAATTCTCAAATCGGATATGAAGCTGCAAAAATTGCCCTTGAGGATGCAAAAGTAGATGGCGAAGATTTAGATTATATTATCTATGCAAGCAATTTCGGGGAAGTTACCGAAAACGGATATGCAGATTTTATGCCTACAATGGCTGCGAGAGTAAAGAATAAACTGGGGATCAAAAACAGAAAATGCGTAACATATGATATGGTTTTCGGATGTCCAGGATGGGTAGAAGCTATGATTTTGTCTGATAATTTAATTAAAGCTAAGGTTGCCAAAACAATTCTTGTAGTGGGAGCTGAAACTTTAAGCAGAGTAACAGATCCTTATGACAGAAACAGAATGATCTTTGCTGACGGTGCCGGAGCTGTAGTGGTAAAAGCAACTGACGAAGAAAACGTAGGAATTATTGCTCACAACACCATCTGCGACAACGGACCAGAATTAAACTACCTTGAAAACCAACCATCTATCAATAAAGAAGCAGATCAGAAACGTCTTTATGTAAGAATGTTGGGAAGAAAGATTTATGAATATGCTCTTAAAAATGTACCTGATGCTATCAAGGACACCATTACAGATGCAGGTCTTTCTATTGAAGATATAGATAAAATCTTAATTCATCAGGCTAACGCTAAAATGGATTATGCAATGATTGAGAGACTTCACAAGCTTTATGATGTGAAAGAATACGATCATTCCATCTCTCCTATGACGATCCAGGATCTTGGAAATACTTCCGTCGCAACAATTCCTACGATGTATGATATTATAATTAAAGGAAAAATGGAAGGTCAATCGTTTAAAGATAATGGTAACATTGTGATGACTTCGGTAGGTGCCGGAATGAACATCAATGCTATCGTTTATAGATTTCCTAAAAAGTAA
- the ubiE gene encoding bifunctional demethylmenaquinone methyltransferase/2-methoxy-6-polyprenyl-1,4-benzoquinol methylase UbiE, translating to MTKDITKVTPYNSEATKKSQVEDMFDNIAPKYDLLNHVLSMKIDVLWRNKLVRWMKNDNPQEVLDVATGTGDLAITIEKGTGSKVVGLDLSQQMLNVGVIKIKKLKLDGKISMQKGDAENLPFEDNRFDAVSVAFGVRNFENLTKGLAELRRVVKDNKSVYILEFSKVEGFMGPFYMFYFKNILPAIGRLVSKDNRAYTYLPDSVNAFPFGEKMKQILLDTGFKKVEYKKLSLGIATIYKATK from the coding sequence TTGACAAAAGATATCACCAAAGTTACTCCCTACAATTCGGAGGCTACAAAAAAGAGCCAGGTAGAGGACATGTTCGACAACATAGCACCGAAGTATGACCTTCTGAACCATGTTTTATCCATGAAAATAGACGTTTTGTGGAGAAATAAACTGGTAAGATGGATGAAAAATGATAATCCGCAGGAAGTGCTGGATGTGGCTACAGGAACGGGAGATCTGGCAATTACTATTGAAAAAGGAACCGGTTCTAAAGTAGTTGGATTAGATTTATCACAACAAATGCTGAATGTTGGCGTTATTAAAATAAAAAAACTTAAATTAGACGGCAAAATTTCCATGCAAAAAGGAGATGCAGAAAATTTACCTTTCGAGGACAATAGATTTGATGCTGTTTCCGTTGCATTTGGAGTAAGGAATTTTGAAAACCTTACCAAAGGTTTAGCAGAGTTAAGAAGAGTAGTTAAAGATAACAAAAGTGTTTATATACTGGAGTTTTCAAAGGTTGAGGGTTTCATGGGGCCATTTTATATGTTTTATTTCAAAAATATATTGCCTGCCATTGGCAGATTGGTTTCTAAGGATAATAGGGCGTATACATACCTTCCGGATTCTGTAAATGCTTTTCCTTTCGGGGAGAAGATGAAGCAAATTCTTTTAGATACGGGATTTAAGAAAGTTGAATATAAAAAATTAAGTTTAGGTATAGCCACAATTTATAAAGCAACAAAGTAA
- a CDS encoding porin family protein — MNKFLLKALVLASVNVAVFANAQFRTRNRMDKLEDFDEQKFSWGFYLNGNRLDYRIVLHPKYGMNDNENLVTSKESYSFGAGLIAKWRLNDYLDVRIEPGLQFAQRQLTFNTQSNDIYAGGSLTNPPFMPIPLQEKDRVREIKSTLIDIPVLLELHGQRWYNSRPYVAAGVNYVVNLQSNATSTDDNMQGIYRSTTHNFAWSAEMGIQFYFNKFKLTPAVRGTFFMNNEKVADNATTPPYWASAISTLQTRAVMFVLKFE, encoded by the coding sequence ATGAATAAATTTCTATTAAAAGCACTGGTTTTAGCCTCAGTAAATGTTGCCGTTTTTGCAAACGCGCAATTCAGAACCCGAAACAGAATGGATAAGTTGGAAGATTTCGACGAACAGAAATTCAGCTGGGGGTTTTATTTGAACGGGAACAGACTGGATTACCGCATTGTTTTGCATCCGAAATACGGGATGAATGATAATGAAAACCTTGTTACCTCTAAGGAAAGTTATAGTTTTGGTGCCGGGCTTATTGCAAAATGGAGACTGAATGACTATCTTGACGTAAGAATAGAGCCAGGTTTACAGTTTGCACAAAGACAGTTGACTTTTAATACTCAATCCAATGACATTTATGCAGGTGGGTCTCTGACCAATCCTCCTTTTATGCCAATCCCTTTACAGGAAAAAGATAGAGTAAGAGAAATTAAATCTACTTTGATTGACATTCCGGTGCTTCTGGAACTTCACGGTCAGAGATGGTACAATTCAAGACCTTACGTTGCTGCCGGGGTAAACTATGTCGTGAACCTTCAGTCTAACGCAACTTCTACAGATGATAATATGCAGGGAATCTACAGATCCACAACGCATAACTTTGCGTGGTCTGCAGAAATGGGAATCCAGTTCTACTTCAACAAGTTTAAACTGACTCCTGCTGTAAGAGGAACATTCTTCATGAACAATGAGAAAGTGGCAGATAATGCTACTACACCGCCTTACTGGGCATCTGCAATCTCTACATTACAGACAAGAGCCGTAATGTTTGTTCTGAAATTCGAATAA
- a CDS encoding cell division protein ZapA produces the protein MEVRRITVNIAGRVYPLNVPAAEEETLRKVGKQIENMIKDFEQNFDVRDKQDALAMCALKLGTNAEVVSLNYEKNINSTNERLMQINQSLNEIGK, from the coding sequence ATGGAGGTAAGGAGAATAACCGTCAACATTGCAGGAAGAGTATATCCGCTGAACGTACCGGCAGCAGAGGAAGAAACTTTGCGTAAAGTAGGGAAGCAGATAGAGAATATGATTAAAGATTTTGAACAGAACTTCGATGTAAGAGATAAACAGGATGCTTTGGCAATGTGTGCCCTGAAACTGGGAACCAATGCAGAAGTAGTTTCTCTGAACTACGAAAAAAATATTAATTCTACCAACGAAAGGTTAATGCAGATTAACCAGTCGTTGAATGAAATCGGGAAATAG
- the rny gene encoding ribonuclease Y: MIEVIVGVVCLVIGAAVGMFFSRSSLNTKAKFIIDDAKKNAENLIEKANVQAESIKKEKNLQAKEKFLELKSQHDADIQSREKKMQEVEKRTKDKEHKLNDELSKTGKLEKDLDKQIADYAKKTEILERKQQELDTANAKKVEILEKISNYTADEAKAELVETMKAEAKTRAQAHVQSIMEEAQMNAKNEARKIVIQTIQRIGTEQAIENSVSVFNIESDEVKGRIIGREGRNIRALEAVTGVEIIVDDTPEAILLSCFDPVRREIARLSLHRLVTDGRIHPARIEEVVEKTRKQIEEEIIEVGKRTIIDLGIHGLHPELIKIVGRMKYRSSYGQNLLQHSREVANIAATMAAELGLNVKLAKRAGLLHDIGKVPEQESELPHALLGMQWAEKYGENPEVVNAIGAHHDEIEMKSLLSPIIQVADAISGARPGARRQVLESYIQRLKDLESAALSFDGVSSAYAIQAGRELRVMVESGKVNDEVASQLSYDISEKIQNELTYPGQVKVTVIRETRAVNIAR, from the coding sequence ATGATAGAAGTTATAGTAGGTGTTGTTTGTTTAGTAATTGGGGCTGCTGTGGGGATGTTCTTCTCCAGAAGCTCTCTGAATACGAAGGCAAAATTCATCATAGATGATGCTAAGAAAAACGCCGAAAACCTTATAGAAAAAGCTAACGTACAAGCTGAATCCATAAAGAAAGAAAAGAACCTTCAGGCCAAAGAAAAATTCCTGGAACTGAAATCTCAGCATGATGCAGACATCCAGTCCCGCGAAAAGAAAATGCAGGAAGTTGAAAAGAGAACGAAAGACAAAGAGCATAAGCTTAATGACGAACTTAGCAAGACTGGAAAGCTTGAAAAAGATTTAGACAAGCAGATTGCAGATTATGCTAAGAAAACTGAAATCCTTGAAAGAAAACAACAGGAATTAGATACAGCGAACGCTAAGAAAGTAGAAATACTTGAAAAAATCTCTAATTATACGGCGGATGAAGCTAAAGCAGAATTGGTAGAAACCATGAAAGCTGAAGCTAAAACAAGAGCGCAGGCACATGTTCAGAGCATCATGGAAGAAGCTCAGATGAATGCCAAAAACGAAGCGAGAAAAATCGTTATTCAAACCATTCAGAGAATCGGAACCGAGCAGGCTATCGAAAACTCAGTATCAGTTTTCAATATTGAATCTGATGAGGTAAAAGGTAGAATTATCGGTAGAGAAGGTAGAAATATCCGTGCTTTAGAAGCAGTAACAGGTGTAGAAATTATTGTTGATGATACTCCGGAAGCTATTCTTCTTTCATGTTTTGACCCTGTAAGAAGAGAGATTGCAAGATTGTCCCTTCACAGATTGGTAACCGATGGTAGAATTCACCCGGCGAGAATTGAAGAAGTTGTAGAAAAAACAAGAAAACAGATCGAAGAGGAAATCATTGAAGTAGGTAAGAGAACGATCATTGATTTAGGAATCCACGGATTACACCCTGAACTGATCAAAATCGTAGGGAGAATGAAATACCGTTCTTCTTACGGACAAAACTTACTACAGCACTCAAGAGAAGTAGCAAACATTGCTGCAACCATGGCTGCTGAGTTAGGATTAAACGTAAAATTAGCTAAAAGAGCAGGTCTTTTACATGATATTGGTAAAGTGCCTGAGCAGGAATCAGAACTTCCACACGCCCTATTAGGAATGCAATGGGCTGAGAAATATGGTGAAAACCCTGAAGTAGTAAATGCTATCGGAGCTCACCACGACGAAATTGAAATGAAGTCTTTATTGTCTCCGATCATCCAGGTAGCCGATGCGATCTCAGGAGCGAGACCGGGAGCAAGAAGACAGGTATTGGAATCTTACATCCAGAGATTGAAAGATCTTGAATCTGCAGCATTAAGCTTCGATGGAGTATCAAGTGCTTATGCTATCCAGGCAGGTAGAGAATTGAGAGTAATGGTAGAGAGCGGAAAAGTAAACGATGAAGTAGCTTCTCAGCTTTCTTACGACATCTCTGAGAAAATTCAGAATGAACTGACTTATCCTGGGCAGGTAAAAGTAACAGTAATCAGAGAAACGAGAGCTGTGAATATTGCCAGATAA
- a CDS encoding MFS transporter codes for MQELSLSSKLKYIFSIPVIISALGYFVDIYDLLLFGIVRIPSLKALGLNPDADGTFILNCQMVGLLIGGVFWGIFGDKKGRLSVLFGSILVYSLANIACGFLPYFPKEHLVYQYAGLRFIAGIGLAGELGAGITLVSESLPKNLRAIGTSVVAGFGLMGAVVAQLTVELAGGWNISYIIGGIMGILLLLLRISVSESGIYKNIVHKNVSKGNFLSFFTNKDRLIRYLKCIAVGLPTWYCIGILAVLANQFAPEMGIKEINPGKAIMWAYVGISVGDLLSGFISHALKSRKMAIFYMLIFTLIGVAIMLFGNTNTETKYYLFCVWLGFGTGYWAMFVTLAAEQFGTNIRNTATTTVPNMVRGLVPVMIFAFDSLKGHFPVVESAAIVGVVVFGLAFYSSLTISETHDRDLEFTE; via the coding sequence ATGCAAGAACTGTCTCTGTCTTCAAAACTGAAGTACATTTTCTCTATTCCCGTTATTATTTCAGCCTTAGGCTATTTTGTAGATATCTATGACCTCCTTTTATTTGGAATCGTTAGAATCCCGAGTTTAAAGGCATTAGGGCTTAATCCTGATGCAGACGGAACCTTTATTCTGAACTGTCAGATGGTGGGACTTCTGATAGGAGGTGTTTTCTGGGGGATCTTCGGAGATAAAAAAGGAAGACTTTCTGTACTTTTTGGATCTATTTTAGTGTATTCTTTAGCCAATATAGCCTGTGGCTTTCTTCCTTACTTTCCTAAAGAGCATTTGGTGTATCAATATGCAGGGTTAAGGTTTATTGCGGGGATTGGACTTGCCGGAGAGCTAGGAGCGGGAATTACACTGGTTTCTGAAAGTCTGCCGAAAAATTTAAGAGCCATCGGAACCTCAGTGGTTGCCGGTTTCGGATTAATGGGAGCTGTAGTGGCTCAGCTTACTGTAGAATTGGCCGGAGGGTGGAATATTTCCTACATCATTGGCGGAATTATGGGAATTTTGCTATTGCTGCTAAGAATAAGCGTATCCGAATCCGGAATTTATAAGAATATTGTACATAAAAACGTCTCAAAAGGAAATTTTCTATCCTTTTTTACCAATAAAGACAGGTTGATAAGATATTTAAAATGCATTGCTGTAGGATTGCCTACATGGTATTGTATCGGAATTCTTGCGGTTTTGGCTAATCAGTTTGCTCCTGAAATGGGAATTAAAGAGATCAACCCGGGAAAAGCAATTATGTGGGCTTATGTAGGGATTTCTGTAGGTGATTTACTGAGTGGTTTTATCTCTCATGCTTTAAAATCACGTAAAATGGCCATTTTTTATATGCTGATTTTTACCCTGATTGGAGTGGCAATAATGTTATTTGGTAATACCAATACAGAAACAAAATATTATCTGTTTTGCGTATGGCTTGGTTTCGGAACAGGATATTGGGCTATGTTTGTGACACTGGCTGCAGAACAGTTCGGTACCAATATCAGAAATACGGCAACAACTACCGTTCCCAATATGGTAAGAGGGCTTGTTCCGGTAATGATTTTTGCTTTTGATTCTCTTAAAGGTCATTTCCCTGTGGTGGAAAGTGCAGCCATAGTTGGAGTGGTGGTATTCGGGCTTGCATTTTATTCTTCACTTACCATTTCAGAAACGCATGACAGAGATCTTGAATTTACTGAATAA
- a CDS encoding YeiH family protein — translation MKDFIQNEMTRKVFFIVLAILCLTPFISSPIALTLGFGLAVFIGNPFEKHLHHYIHLLLQISIVGLGFGLKLDEALHAGKTGLMLTVVSIVTVMVLGYFLGKVFKLERPLSYLLSAGTAICGGSAIAAVSPIIKPSTKQISLALAIVFTLNSIALFVYPAIGHLLNLSQEQFGLWCAVGIHDTSSVVGAASKYGNEALKIATTVKLARALWIIPVSLITMFIFKSKDSKIKIPWFIGYFIVAILLNTYFPFPDRFSSSITVLAKSGLNLTLFFIGSTLSIQTLKSIGLKPLLMAVILWVTISIGSLLYIIH, via the coding sequence ATGAAAGATTTCATTCAAAATGAAATGACACGGAAAGTTTTTTTTATTGTATTGGCTATTTTGTGCCTTACTCCATTTATATCTTCACCTATAGCCCTTACTTTGGGATTTGGACTGGCTGTTTTCATAGGAAATCCTTTTGAAAAGCATCTCCATCACTATATTCATTTGTTGCTACAGATTTCAATTGTTGGCCTGGGATTCGGGCTGAAACTGGATGAAGCGCTTCATGCCGGGAAAACAGGTTTGATGTTAACAGTTGTAAGTATTGTTACAGTAATGGTTTTGGGATATTTCTTGGGAAAAGTATTTAAACTGGAAAGGCCTTTGTCTTATCTTCTTTCTGCGGGAACCGCTATTTGTGGCGGGAGTGCCATTGCAGCCGTCTCTCCTATTATTAAGCCCAGTACAAAACAGATTTCTCTTGCATTGGCCATTGTTTTTACATTAAATTCTATTGCTCTGTTTGTTTATCCTGCTATAGGACATCTTCTCAATCTTTCGCAGGAGCAGTTTGGACTTTGGTGTGCGGTAGGAATTCATGATACAAGTTCTGTAGTAGGTGCAGCCAGCAAATATGGAAATGAAGCCTTAAAAATAGCAACTACTGTGAAATTAGCCCGCGCTTTATGGATTATTCCTGTTTCACTGATCACAATGTTTATTTTTAAAAGCAAAGACTCTAAAATAAAGATTCCCTGGTTTATCGGTTATTTTATTGTGGCCATTCTCCTGAATACTTATTTCCCGTTTCCTGACCGTTTCAGTAGTTCTATTACTGTTTTGGCAAAATCCGGACTGAATCTGACTTTATTTTTCATTGGTTCTACGCTTTCTATTCAAACGCTGAAGTCTATTGGATTAAAACCTTTACTTATGGCTGTTATCCTATGGGTAACGATAAGTATTGGCAGTCTTCTTTACATTATTCATTAA
- a CDS encoding LysR family transcriptional regulator: MFDYRLKVFHTVASRLSFTKASEELHISQPAVTKHIKEIENQISAKLFDRKGTSIQLTQSGKILFEHAEKIRNIYRDMEFEISQINQQHKGKLIIGASTTVAQYILPEILAKFNSYYKDIKIELLTGNTETISTLLKEEKIDLGIIEGESQSSYFEYKTFKPDEIVLAAKSDHPLAHKTLNLKDLYQLDLIFREQGSGTLEFIQNRLKEKEINIHELNTVMQLGSSESIKNYLLHSECMAFLSISTILNELKNNVLTVIDIKNFSIERDFHFILPKGEQSELIKLFLRFAE, translated from the coding sequence ATGTTCGATTACAGATTAAAAGTTTTCCATACGGTTGCTTCCCGGTTAAGTTTTACAAAGGCTTCAGAAGAGCTTCACATTTCTCAACCTGCTGTTACCAAGCACATTAAAGAGATTGAAAATCAGATAAGCGCTAAATTATTTGACCGTAAAGGAACTTCAATCCAATTGACTCAAAGTGGAAAGATTTTGTTTGAACATGCAGAGAAGATCAGAAATATCTATCGTGATATGGAATTTGAGATCAGTCAGATTAATCAACAGCATAAGGGAAAGCTGATTATCGGAGCAAGTACAACGGTTGCTCAGTATATTTTACCGGAAATTCTGGCTAAATTCAATTCTTATTATAAAGATATTAAGATTGAGCTGCTTACGGGAAATACGGAAACCATCTCTACCCTTTTAAAAGAGGAAAAGATTGACCTGGGCATTATTGAAGGAGAATCACAGTCTTCTTATTTTGAATATAAAACATTTAAGCCGGATGAAATTGTTCTGGCTGCAAAATCAGATCATCCCCTTGCTCATAAAACATTAAATCTAAAAGATCTTTATCAGCTGGATCTGATTTTCAGAGAGCAAGGCTCAGGGACACTGGAATTTATTCAAAACAGGCTTAAAGAAAAGGAAATCAATATCCATGAACTCAATACTGTTATGCAGCTGGGAAGCAGTGAAAGTATTAAAAATTACCTTCTCCATTCAGAATGTATGGCCTTTCTTTCTATCAGCACCATCTTGAACGAACTGAAAAACAATGTCCTTACAGTGATTGACATTAAAAATTTCAGTATTGAAAGAGATTTTCACTTTATCTTACCTAAAGGTGAACAATCCGAACTGATCAAACTTTTTCTGAGGTTTGCAGAGTGA